AGAACTTGAAATCAGCAAAGGTTTTGCAAAAAAATTTATGCAGAAATACAATATTCCAACTGCAAAATTCATGAGCTTTACCGAGATCAAACCCGCCCTTGAATATATTTTCAAAAAAAACTATCCGTTGGTCATCAAAACTGATGGACTTGCTGCCGGCAAAGGCGTTTATATTTGCGACAATTATACGGAGGCGGAAACTCACTTAAATCATATAATGCACTTAAACAGATTCGGTAAAGCTGGCGAGAAAGTTGTAGTTGAAGAATTCCTTGAAGGTGAAGAAGTGTCCCTTTTTGCCTTTTGTGACGGAGAAAATTTCGTTTCCACCATCCTCTCTCAGGATCACAAAGCAGCTTACGATAATGATAAAGGACCGAACACAGGCGGAATGGGTGCTTATGCTCCCGCCAAATTTCCAACTGAACTCAAAAAATTTATTGATGAAAAAATTGTCGCTCCCACTCTTGCGGCTATGTGTGCTGAAGGAAAACCATACAAAGGTATTCTTTACGCCGGTGTGATGCTAACTGATTCAGGTCCAAAAGTCTTGGAATTTAATTGTCGGCTTGGCGATCCGGAAACTCAGGTTGTTCTTCCTCTATTGAAAACCGATTTGGTGGACATTTGCAAGGCAATTCTCAACAATAAAATATCGAAAATCCAACTTTCGTGGGAAGATAAATATGCTGTAGCTGTAATTTTAGCTTCCGGGGGATATCCCAATAAATATGAAACGGGAAAAAA
The nucleotide sequence above comes from Candidatus Cloacimonadota bacterium. Encoded proteins:
- the purD gene encoding phosphoribosylamine--glycine ligase — translated: MKILIIGSGGREHAIVWKFAQSPQVDKVFVAPGNCGMEEYAQLLDITSYDELIQFAKKENIDFTFVGPEQPLADGIVNKFEKAGLKIIGPTKAAAELEISKGFAKKFMQKYNIPTAKFMSFTEIKPALEYIFKKNYPLVIKTDGLAAGKGVYICDNYTEAETHLNHIMHLNRFGKAGEKVVVEEFLEGEEVSLFAFCDGENFVSTILSQDHKAAYDNDKGPNTGGMGAYAPAKFPTELKKFIDEKIVAPTLAAMCAEGKPYKGILYAGVMLTDSGPKVLEFNCRLGDPETQVVLPLLKTDLVDICKAILNNKISKIQLSWEDKYAVAVILASGGYPNKYETGKNITGLNDLNEDAIIFFSGVKKEQDNFYTNGGRVLAVTAFAPDLKSAQIKAYQNVEKIKFDKMHFRKDIAKKGFDSNSLYKEK